Proteins encoded in a region of the Pieris rapae chromosome 10, ilPieRapa1.1, whole genome shotgun sequence genome:
- the LOC111000118 gene encoding 60S ribosomal protein L22: protein MAVAKKPVAKKAQLHQKTGKKGVKGGKIRGKGQRRKINLKFTIDCTHPAEDSILDVGNFEKYLKERVKVEGKTNNLGNHVVIARDKTKVAISADIPFSKRYLKYLTKRYLKKNNLRDWLRVVASAHDSYELRYFNINADSDNEDNED, encoded by the exons ATGGCTGTAGCTAAAAAGCCAGTTGCTAAAAAAGCTCAATTACACCAGAAAACTGGTAAGAAGGGTGTCAAAGGCGGTAAAATCCGTGGTAAAGGTCAAAGAAGGAAAATCAATTTGAAATTCACAATTGACTGCACACATCCCGCCGAAGACAGCATTCTCGATGTTGGAAACTtcgaaaaatacttaaaagaaCGTGTAAAAGTTGAAGGCAAAACCAATAACCTAGGCAATCACGTTGTCATCGCTCGCGACAAGACGAAAGTAGCCATCAGCGCAG ACATTCCCTTCTCCAAGAGGTATCTAAAGTACCTGACAAAGCGTTACCTCAAGAAGAACAATCTGCGTGACTGGCTTCGAGTGGTTGCCTCAGCCCATGATTCATATGAATTGCGTTACTTCAACATTAACGCTGACAGTGACAATGAAGATAATGAGGATTAG
- the LOC111000157 gene encoding E3 ubiquitin-protein ligase RING1 translates to MSSTEPSQNKTWELSLYELHRTPQEVITDATEIAVSPRSLHSELMCPICLDMLKKTMTTKECLHRFCSDCIITALRSGNKECPTCRKKLVSKRSLRPDPNFDLLISKIYPSRDEYEAHQERVLAKINMSHSQASLVNSITEGIKLQSQNRPQRSRKNQEESSANSTSNVNGNNTDPPQNGGTTSVSNNREGSSSTGNPTPSGQSTSNPASVRSTPSPVPSNLSSVSKNTSTTKRAKSVLTSERSEESESSDGRTEGENSMDTEGEGEVLNPNEIELVFKPHPTEMMGDNQLMRALRDSSVRYLKTTANASVDHLSKYLAMRLTLDLDTELPEAYRLLNFCIYVAPTPGQFVPLAGAQTLRQINDKYWKVNKPLEMYYSWKKT, encoded by the exons atgTCGTCAACAGAACCATCTCAAAATAAGACATGGGAACTGTCCCTATACGAATTACATAGAACGCCGCAAGAAGTAATAACAGACGCAACGGAGATAGCCGTCTCCCCGCGTAGTTTGCACAGTGAACTAATGTGTCCAATATGTTTAGATATGCTGAAGAAGACCATGACGACAAAAGAATGCCTACATAGATTTTGTTCAGATTGCATTATAACTGCATTACGGTCTGGTAACAAAGAATGCCCTACCTGTCGAAAGAAGTTGGTTTCAAAGCGGTCTTTACGACCCGATCCAAATTTTGATCTacttatatctaaaatatatccaAGTAGAGATGAATATGAAGCTCATCAAGAGAGAGTGTTGGCTAAGATTAATATGTCCCATTCTCAAGCTTCTCTTGTGAACTCTATCACAGAAGGAATCAAATTACAGTCTCAGAATAGGCCTCAACGATCCAGGAAAAATCAAGAAGAAAGCAGTGCTAATAGCACATCTAATGTTAATGGAAATAATACTGATCCTCCACAAAATGGAGGAACAACAAGTGTTTCAAACAATAGAGAAGGTTCCTCATCTACAGGAAATCCTACCCCATCTGGTCAGTCAACATCAAATCCTGCATCTGTAAGAAGTACACCATCTCCAGTACCATCAAATCTGAGTTCTGTGTCAAAAAATACTAGTACAACTAAAAGGGCAAAGTCTGTGTTAACTTCAGAGAGAAGTGAAGAAAGTGAATCCAGTGATGGCAG AACAGAGGGTGAAAATTCTATGGACACAGAGGGTGAGGGGGAAGTGCTGAATCCAAATGAGATTGAGCTGGTTTTTAAACCACATCCAACTGAAATGATGGGTGATAACCAGCTTATGAGAGCTTTGAGAGATAGCTCTGTTCGATACTTGAAGACCACAGCAAATGCTTctg TTGATCACCTGAGCAAATATCTTGCAATGCGGCTTACACTAGACCTCGACACTGAGTTACCTGAAGCATATCGACTTCTCAACTTCTGTATCTATGTTGCACCAACACCTGGACAGTTTGTGCCATTAGCAGGAGCACAGACATTAAGGCAGATCAATGATAAATATTGgaag gtaaACAAGCCCCTTGAAATGTATTATTCTTGGAAGAAAACCTAG
- the LOC111000124 gene encoding putative mediator of RNA polymerase II transcription subunit 12, with protein MRIILLTTFAAVYLASTSAIPIVDGQSKDIVSGVFIPAETFNHLQGRKSGQDSSLEQRSGDPASQNNVQVTSNSPGQQPTQQNVIVNQQPNAGNAQQAVMVNQQPNQQQVNQTPQPVYVNQPNQQTYVNQPSQGQTFITQPGQQTYISQPGQQQQTFITQPSQQTFISQSSQQPTYVNQQGQRIVFSQPSQPGQTLLVARQPQQTFIMASPQGQPQQMVIQRVNQPSNQPTMILATQPNGQQVLLQQQPNQVLVSQQPNQQPTVLMSQQPNQQTFLVPQPAGQQQIVVGQPSSQQQFIVQGPQGPSGQPQTIFVTGPPNHQTFFVQPSQQTGPQTILLQQPGQQPGQQTILVQQPGQQLQSNPPGIMVQQPIQSMSNSNQGNVITLVPNQNSGQILVPVQQGK; from the exons ATGAGAATAATACTGTTG ACTACGTTTGCTGCGGTATACCTAGCGTCTACATCTGCTATACCTATAGTAGATGGGCAAAGCAAAGATATAGTTTCGGGTGTATTTATACCTGCTGAGACATTTAATCACTTGCAAGGTCGAAAAAGCGGCCAAGATTCTTCACTGGAACAGAGGAGCGGAGATCCAGCAAGTCAAAACAATGTCCAAGTAACCTCCAATAGCCCAGGCCAGCAACCAACACAACAGAATGTAATTGTTAACCAACAACCAAACGCGGGTAATGCGCAACAGGCAGTCATGGTTAATCAACAACCAAATCAACAGCAAGTCAATCAAACCCCTCAGCCAGTATACGTCAATCAGCCTAACCAACAGACCTACGTAAACCAACCCTCACAAGGGCAAACCTTTATTACTCAACCTGGTCAACAGACGTATATCAGCCAACCAGGCCAACAACAACAAACATTCATTACGCAGCCAAGCcaacaaacatttataagcCAATCCTCACAACAGCCCACTTATGTAAACCAGCAAGGCCAACGTATCGTATTCAGTCAACCCAGTCAACCAGGTCAAACACTGCTCGTGGCACGACAGCCTCAACAGACGTTTATCATGGCGTCACCACAGGGCCAGCCCCAACAGATGGTAATTCAGCGTGTAAACCAGCCTTCAAATCAGCCGACGATGATCCTGGCTACTCAACCTAATGGTCAGCAAGTTTTATTGCAACAACAACCAAACCAAGTACTTGTTTCTCAACAGCCCAACCAGCAGCCAACAGTTTTAATGTCTCAGCAACCAAATCAACAGACTTTCTTAGTTCCTCAGCCTGCCGGGCAACAACAAATCGTGGTTGGACAACCGTCAAGCCAACAGCAATTTATCGTTCAAGGTCCACAAGGACCATCAGGCCAGCcacaaacaatatttgttaCTGGACCACCAAATCATCAAACCTTCTTTGTTCAACCGTCCCAGCAGACAGGACCACAGACAATTCTTCTCCAACAACCAGGCCAGCAACCAGGTCAACAAACTATTTTAGTACAGCAACCCGGACAGCAATTACAGTCGAACCCGCCAGGGATAATGGTTCAACAACCTATTCAGTCAATGTCGAATAGCAATCAAGGCAATGTGATCACGCTTGTGCCCAATCAAAATAGTGGCCAAATTTTGGTTCCAGTTCAACAAGGAAAATAG